One genomic window of Halobellus limi includes the following:
- a CDS encoding sensor histidine kinase encodes MRTRIVSLLDQIGFGSPPESITPTNPSALRVAASAVVSLTGLALLVPNLFPVFDGGGAFSIALGLVGALVSLGLVAVGGLLYYSGFSDRNAVRIAVWNVLGVAVLGSVMLAHAIAQNRLSGGIAPSMFTVGNLLAVGAAAHVIIGVYDARRVRAEQLARERRRTAVLNRVLRHNLRNEAQVLAGHADIVAGVPDAERIRQSAAVLKRSAETVGSLAEGAKTITRERDRAAEEYGPTDPAAVLEAAVEHARDRFPGRSFEFDAPDDLDATVRASDGLRTALDELLENAAEHGEPPIEASVRVLPDTVELAITDHGDGIPDHERDVVAGETDITQLTHGSGLGLWVAKTVAGTHWGSLSFSATDDSTTVTLSVPRA; translated from the coding sequence ATGCGCACTCGAATCGTCTCTCTTCTCGATCAGATCGGATTCGGCTCGCCGCCCGAGTCGATCACGCCGACGAACCCCTCCGCCCTCCGCGTCGCCGCCAGCGCCGTCGTCTCTCTGACCGGCCTCGCGCTGCTCGTCCCGAACCTCTTTCCGGTGTTCGACGGCGGGGGCGCGTTCTCGATCGCGCTCGGCCTCGTGGGGGCGCTCGTCTCGCTCGGCCTCGTCGCCGTGGGCGGCCTGCTGTACTACAGCGGCTTCAGCGACCGCAACGCGGTCCGGATCGCCGTCTGGAACGTCCTCGGCGTCGCCGTCCTCGGGAGCGTGATGCTCGCGCACGCGATCGCGCAGAACCGCCTCTCGGGCGGCATCGCGCCCTCGATGTTCACCGTCGGGAACCTGCTGGCCGTCGGCGCGGCCGCGCACGTCATCATCGGCGTCTACGACGCGCGTCGGGTCCGCGCCGAGCAGCTCGCCCGCGAGCGACGGCGGACGGCGGTCCTGAACCGGGTGCTCAGACACAACCTCCGGAACGAGGCGCAGGTGCTCGCGGGTCACGCGGACATCGTCGCCGGCGTTCCCGACGCAGAGCGGATCCGTCAGTCGGCGGCGGTGCTGAAACGCAGCGCCGAGACCGTCGGCAGCCTCGCTGAGGGCGCGAAGACGATCACCCGCGAACGCGACAGGGCGGCCGAGGAGTACGGACCGACCGATCCGGCGGCGGTCTTGGAGGCCGCCGTCGAGCACGCCCGCGATCGGTTCCCCGGGAGGTCGTTCGAGTTCGACGCGCCGGACGACCTCGACGCGACCGTCCGCGCCAGCGACGGGCTCCGGACGGCGCTGGACGAACTGCTGGAGAACGCGGCCGAACACGGCGAACCGCCGATCGAGGCGTCGGTGCGAGTCCTCCCGGACACGGTGGAACTGGCTATCACCGACCACGGCGACGGGATCCCCGACCACGAGCGGGACGTCGTCGCGGGCGAGACCGACATCACCCAGTTGACGCACGGGAGCGGACTGGGGCTGTGGGTCGCGAAGACGGTCGCGGGCACGCACTGGGGGTCGCTGTCGTTCTCGGCGACCGACGACTCGACGACGGTGACGCTGTCGGTGCCGCGGGCCTAG
- a CDS encoding 30S ribosomal protein S7 — MSESEAPEPDSPADSEEAETNAQLFGVWDVTEIEYSDPSTERYINVTPIAHTMGRHAGKQFQKSEISIVERLVNRLMQTEENTGHKQKTMKIVKEAFEIVHERTEENPVQVLVRAVENAAPREETVRLKYGGISVPQAVDVAPQRRVDQALKFIAEGTQRGSYKTPQSADEALAQVLIGAADYDVQSYAIGQKEESERVAEAAR; from the coding sequence ATGTCCGAGAGCGAAGCCCCCGAGCCGGATTCCCCGGCCGACAGCGAGGAAGCGGAGACGAACGCGCAACTGTTCGGCGTCTGGGACGTCACCGAGATCGAGTACTCGGACCCCTCGACGGAGCGCTACATCAACGTCACGCCCATCGCGCACACGATGGGACGACACGCCGGCAAGCAGTTCCAGAAGTCCGAGATCAGCATCGTCGAGCGCCTCGTCAACCGCCTGATGCAGACCGAGGAGAACACGGGCCACAAGCAGAAGACGATGAAGATCGTAAAGGAGGCCTTCGAGATCGTCCACGAGCGCACCGAGGAGAACCCGGTGCAGGTGCTCGTCCGCGCGGTCGAGAACGCCGCCCCGCGAGAGGAGACCGTCCGCCTGAAGTACGGCGGCATCTCGGTCCCGCAGGCCGTCGACGTCGCGCCCCAGCGCCGCGTCGACCAGGCCCTGAAGTTCATCGCCGAGGGCACCCAGCGCGGCTCCTACAAGACGCCCCAGAGCGCCGACGAGGCGCTCGCGCAGGTCCTCATCGGCGCGGCCGACTACGACGTCCAGTCGTACGCCATCGGCCAGAAAGAGGAGTCCGAGCGCGTCGCCGAAGCGGCACGGTAA
- a CDS encoding 30S ribosomal protein S12, whose protein sequence is MANGKYAARKLKQDRQKRRWSDSEYARRERGLGAKSDPLEGAPQGRGIVLEKVGIEAKQPNSAIRKCVRVQLIKNGKQVTAFCPGDGAISFIDEHDEVTIAGIGGAKGRAMGDLSGVNYKVEKVNGVSMIELVRGNAEKPVR, encoded by the coding sequence ATGGCGAACGGCAAATACGCCGCGCGAAAACTCAAGCAGGACCGGCAGAAGCGCCGCTGGTCCGACTCGGAGTACGCGCGACGCGAGCGCGGTCTCGGTGCAAAGTCCGACCCCCTCGAGGGAGCCCCGCAGGGGCGCGGAATCGTCCTCGAGAAGGTCGGGATCGAAGCGAAACAGCCCAACTCGGCCATCCGAAAGTGCGTCCGGGTGCAGCTCATCAAGAACGGGAAGCAGGTCACCGCCTTCTGTCCGGGCGACGGCGCGATCTCGTTCATCGACGAGCACGACGAGGTCACGATCGCCGGGATCGGCGGCGCGAAGGGTCGTGCGATGGGCGACCTCTCCGGCGTGAACTACAAGGTCGAGAAGGTCAACGGCGTCTCGATGATCGAACTGGTCCGCGGCAACGCAGAGAAACCGGTGCGCTAA
- the rpoA2 gene encoding DNA-directed RNA polymerase subunit A'': protein MTEEYEHVTDDIEAIVRDHNLPESLRHRIYETIEDREGVDLDQADEIAQAVSSRYEDSRVEAHDPVGTVSAQSIGEPGTQMTMNTFHYAGVAEIDVTQGLPRLIELVDARKTPDTPMMTVHLEDEYAENRERAHEVVWQMEATKILALGDISTNVADMIVQVDLNEETLEERWPTVDSTDTVAQEIAETIEDSLGVNTRRSETLIEFGPDEPSYRRLLQLVEELREIVFKGLEDISRVVIRKEDNERTDGEEFVLYTEGSAFGDVLTIEGVDATRTTSNNIHEVYRNLGVEAARETIINETMETLREQGLDDVNIRHLMLVADIMTNRGEIESIGRHGISGSKDSVLARAAFEVTVNHLLDAAVHGEEDDLDGVIENVIVGKPVSIGTGDVDLRMGSIEADGGVELDPADD, encoded by the coding sequence ATGACTGAGGAGTACGAGCACGTCACCGACGACATCGAGGCCATCGTGCGGGATCACAACCTGCCCGAGAGCCTCAGACACCGAATTTACGAAACGATCGAGGACCGCGAGGGCGTCGACCTCGACCAGGCCGACGAGATCGCACAGGCGGTCTCCTCGCGGTACGAGGACTCCCGCGTCGAGGCCCACGACCCCGTCGGGACCGTCTCCGCGCAGTCGATTGGTGAGCCCGGGACCCAGATGACGATGAACACGTTCCACTACGCGGGCGTCGCCGAGATCGACGTCACGCAGGGGCTTCCCAGGCTCATCGAACTGGTCGACGCGCGGAAGACGCCCGACACGCCGATGATGACGGTGCACCTCGAGGACGAGTACGCCGAGAACCGCGAGCGCGCCCACGAGGTCGTCTGGCAGATGGAGGCGACGAAGATCCTCGCGCTCGGCGACATCTCGACGAACGTCGCGGACATGATCGTGCAGGTCGACCTCAACGAGGAGACGCTCGAAGAGCGGTGGCCGACCGTCGACAGCACGGACACCGTCGCCCAGGAGATCGCCGAGACCATCGAGGACTCCCTCGGGGTCAACACGCGTCGCTCGGAGACGCTCATCGAGTTCGGCCCCGACGAGCCGAGCTACCGCCGGCTCCTCCAGCTCGTCGAGGAGCTGCGCGAGATCGTCTTCAAGGGGTTAGAGGACATCTCGCGCGTCGTCATCCGCAAGGAGGACAACGAGCGGACCGACGGCGAGGAGTTCGTCCTCTACACCGAGGGGTCGGCCTTCGGCGACGTCCTCACGATCGAGGGCGTCGACGCCACGCGGACGACGAGTAACAACATCCACGAGGTCTACCGAAACCTCGGCGTCGAGGCCGCCCGCGAGACCATCATCAACGAGACGATGGAGACGCTGCGCGAACAGGGCCTCGACGACGTGAACATCCGGCACCTGATGCTCGTCGCCGACATCATGACGAACCGCGGCGAGATCGAGTCGATCGGGCGCCACGGCATCTCGGGCTCGAAGGACTCCGTCCTCGCCCGCGCCGCGTTCGAGGTGACCGTCAACCACCTGCTCGACGCGGCCGTCCACGGCGAGGAGGACGACCTCGACGGCGTCATCGAGAACGTCATCGTCGGCAAGCCGGTCTCGATCGGGACCGGCGACGTCGACCTCCGGATGGGGTCGATCGAGGCCGACGGCGGCGTCGAGCTCGATCCCGCGGACGACTGA
- a CDS encoding DNA-directed RNA polymerase subunit A' yields MQTPKEIGAIQFGLMDPETYRDMSATKIITADTYDDDGYPIDMGLMDPRLGVIDPGLECRTCGSHSGSCNGHFGHIELAAPVIHVGFTKLIRRLLRSTCRDCGRLSLTAEEQDEFREGLQRNEELGEDWTDVLKSAVRQARKASRCPHCGAPQHDIKHEKPTTYYEVQDVLAGDYSERIASAMQPDADEDDGGMSPSELAEESGLDLGRVNDILSGEFRPVGEDRKKLEKALDVDLTEEDMNKLMPSDIRDWFEDIPDEDIETLGIDPSRSRPEWMILTVLPVPPVTARPSITLDNGQRSEDDLTHKLVDIIRINQRFMENREAGAPQLIIEDLWELLQYHVTTFVDNEISGTPPARHRSGRPLKTLSQRLKGKEGRFRGSLSGKRVNFSARTVISPDPTLSLNEVGVPERVAREMTQTMNVSERNVDRAKQYVRNGPEGHPGANYVKRPDGRRLKVTEKNCEELAEKIDAGWEVNRHLIDGDIVIFNRQPSLHRMSIMAHEVVVMPYKTFRLNTVVCPPYNADFDGDEMNMHALQTEESRAEARVLMRVQEQLLSPRFGENIIGAIQDHISGTYLLTNGNPEFTETQALDLLRATSIDTLPEPAGEDDTGAPYWTGRQLFSELLPDDLNLSFTSSAGDEVVIEDGQLISGTIDEDAVGAFGGEVVDTLAKVHSKTRARVFVNEVASLAMRAIMHFGFSIGIDDESIPGEANEQVDEAIGNAYDRVQELIEIYEAGELESLPGRTVDETLEMKIMQQLGKARDSAGEIAEDHFRDDNPAVVMARSGARGSMLNLTQMAGCVGQQAVRGERINRGYEGRTLSHYQPNDLSAEAHGFVENSYRGGLTPREFFFHAMGGREGLVDTAVRTSKSGYLQRRLINALSELEAQYDGTVRDTSGTVVQFEFGEDGTSPVKVSSSEDNPIDVENVADRILDAEFESEAEKERFLGRQEQPTNISEYAGPGLDKARNLGVESDD; encoded by the coding sequence ATGCAGACACCCAAAGAGATCGGTGCCATCCAGTTCGGGCTGATGGACCCGGAGACGTACCGAGACATGTCCGCGACGAAGATCATCACCGCGGACACGTACGACGACGACGGCTACCCAATCGACATGGGGCTGATGGACCCCCGCCTCGGGGTCATCGACCCCGGCCTCGAGTGTCGGACCTGCGGGTCGCACTCGGGCTCGTGTAACGGGCACTTCGGCCACATCGAACTGGCCGCGCCCGTCATCCACGTCGGCTTCACGAAACTCATCCGACGGCTCCTCCGCTCGACCTGTCGGGACTGCGGTCGCCTTTCCCTTACGGCCGAGGAGCAAGACGAGTTCCGCGAGGGCCTCCAGCGCAACGAGGAACTCGGCGAGGACTGGACGGACGTCCTCAAGTCCGCGGTCCGGCAGGCCCGGAAGGCCAGCCGCTGTCCGCACTGCGGCGCGCCCCAGCACGACATCAAACACGAGAAGCCGACCACCTACTACGAGGTCCAGGACGTCCTCGCGGGCGATTACTCCGAGCGCATCGCCTCGGCGATGCAGCCGGACGCCGACGAGGACGACGGCGGGATGTCGCCGAGCGAACTCGCCGAGGAGTCGGGGCTCGACCTCGGTCGCGTCAACGACATCCTCTCCGGGGAGTTCCGACCCGTCGGCGAGGACCGGAAGAAGCTCGAGAAGGCCCTCGACGTCGACCTCACCGAGGAGGACATGAACAAGCTCATGCCCTCGGACATCCGCGACTGGTTCGAGGACATCCCCGACGAGGACATCGAGACGCTGGGAATCGACCCCTCGCGGTCGCGCCCCGAGTGGATGATCCTCACCGTGCTGCCGGTCCCGCCGGTCACCGCGCGGCCGTCGATCACGCTGGACAACGGCCAGCGATCGGAGGACGACCTGACGCACAAGCTGGTCGACATCATCCGCATCAACCAGCGGTTTATGGAGAACCGCGAGGCGGGCGCGCCGCAGCTGATCATCGAGGACCTCTGGGAGCTGCTGCAGTATCACGTCACCACGTTCGTCGACAACGAGATCTCGGGCACGCCGCCGGCGCGACACCGCTCCGGCCGCCCGCTGAAGACGCTCTCCCAGCGCCTGAAGGGCAAGGAGGGTCGCTTCCGCGGCTCGCTGTCCGGGAAGCGCGTGAACTTCTCCGCGCGGACCGTCATCTCGCCGGACCCGACGCTCTCGCTCAACGAGGTCGGCGTCCCAGAGCGCGTCGCTCGGGAGATGACCCAGACGATGAACGTCTCCGAGCGGAACGTCGACCGGGCCAAGCAGTACGTGCGGAACGGCCCCGAGGGTCACCCCGGCGCGAACTACGTCAAGCGCCCCGACGGACGCCGGCTGAAGGTGACAGAGAAGAACTGCGAGGAGCTCGCCGAGAAGATCGACGCCGGCTGGGAGGTCAACCGACACCTCATCGACGGCGACATCGTGATCTTCAACCGGCAGCCGTCGCTGCACCGGATGTCGATTATGGCTCACGAGGTCGTCGTGATGCCGTATAAGACCTTCCGACTCAACACCGTCGTCTGTCCGCCGTACAACGCCGACTTCGACGGCGACGAGATGAACATGCACGCCCTGCAGACCGAGGAGTCGCGGGCGGAGGCCCGCGTCCTGATGCGCGTGCAGGAGCAGCTCCTGAGCCCGCGCTTCGGCGAGAACATCATCGGCGCGATCCAGGACCACATCTCCGGGACCTACCTCCTCACCAACGGCAATCCGGAGTTCACCGAGACGCAGGCGCTGGACCTGCTCCGGGCGACGAGCATCGACACCCTGCCCGAGCCCGCCGGCGAGGACGACACCGGCGCGCCGTACTGGACCGGCCGACAGCTCTTCAGCGAACTCCTGCCCGACGACCTGAACCTCTCGTTCACGTCGTCGGCGGGCGACGAGGTCGTCATCGAGGACGGCCAGCTGATCTCGGGCACCATCGACGAGGACGCCGTCGGGGCGTTCGGCGGCGAGGTCGTCGACACGCTGGCGAAGGTGCACTCGAAGACGCGAGCGCGCGTGTTCGTCAACGAGGTCGCGTCGCTGGCGATGCGCGCGATCATGCACTTCGGGTTCTCGATCGGGATCGACGACGAGTCGATCCCCGGCGAGGCCAACGAGCAGGTCGACGAGGCGATCGGCAACGCCTACGACCGCGTCCAAGAGCTCATCGAGATCTACGAGGCCGGCGAGCTCGAGTCGCTGCCGGGTCGGACGGTCGACGAGACCCTGGAGATGAAGATCATGCAGCAGCTCGGGAAGGCCAGAGACTCCGCCGGCGAGATCGCGGAGGACCACTTCCGCGACGACAACCCGGCGGTCGTGATGGCCCGCTCGGGCGCGCGTGGGTCGATGCTGAACCTCACCCAGATGGCCGGCTGCGTCGGCCAGCAGGCGGTTCGCGGCGAGCGGATCAACCGCGGATACGAGGGACGGACCCTCAGCCACTACCAGCCGAACGACCTCTCGGCGGAGGCGCACGGCTTCGTCGAGAACAGCTACCGGGGCGGCCTCACCCCGCGGGAGTTCTTCTTCCACGCGATGGGCGGCCGCGAGGGCCTGGTCGACACCGCGGTCCGGACGTCGAAGTCCGGCTACCTGCAGCGTCGGCTGATCAACGCCCTCTCGGAACTGGAGGCGCAGTACGACGGCACCGTCCGCGACACCTCGGGGACGGTCGTCCAGTTCGAGTTCGGCGAGGACGGCACCTCGCCCGTGAAGGTGTCCTCCTCGGAGGACAACCCGATCGACGTCGAGAACGTCGCCGACCGGATCCTCGACGCCGAGTTCGAGTCAGAAGCGGAGAAAGAGCGGTTCCTCGGCCGGCAGGAGCAGCCGACGAACATCTCCGAGTACGCCGGTCCGGGACTCGACAAGGCGCGGAACCTGGGGGTGGAGTCCGATGACTGA
- a CDS encoding mechanosensitive ion channel family protein, with product MLSELFGPVLAGTTQIVPPGLFDGVVAESYADLARGLLGFVVAAAVTYSLGRLVVVPLAVRIVAARNRNNPTIASAARTYAHALVVVVAGFVGVAGAGLWSLLTNLSIVVAALTLVVGAASQDVVGSLTSGLFLVSDPDFNVGDWIAWPGGEGVVEEIDFRVTRVRTPNNETITVPNTELTANALTRPYGRARFRVTETVDVAYGDDVELALRELTEVAREDDRVLDDPSPTATLVSFEGSSVRTQAEFWVEDPMDVDLVTLQSDFRRRVKSRFDEVGLTLGPPSGHELSGELDVAVEGEPTAASGDDPR from the coding sequence GTGCTCTCCGAACTGTTCGGGCCGGTTCTGGCGGGGACGACCCAGATCGTTCCGCCCGGACTGTTCGACGGGGTCGTCGCCGAGTCGTACGCCGACCTGGCTCGCGGCCTCCTCGGATTCGTCGTCGCCGCGGCGGTGACGTACTCGCTCGGCCGCCTCGTCGTCGTCCCGCTCGCCGTCCGCATCGTCGCCGCGCGGAACCGGAACAACCCCACGATCGCCTCGGCGGCGCGGACGTACGCGCACGCCCTCGTCGTCGTGGTCGCGGGGTTCGTCGGCGTCGCCGGCGCGGGCCTGTGGTCGCTCCTGACGAACCTCTCGATCGTCGTCGCCGCCCTGACGCTCGTCGTCGGCGCGGCGAGTCAGGACGTCGTCGGCTCGCTCACGAGCGGGCTGTTCCTGGTTTCGGATCCCGACTTCAACGTCGGCGACTGGATCGCCTGGCCCGGCGGCGAGGGCGTCGTCGAGGAGATCGACTTCCGGGTCACCCGGGTTCGGACGCCGAACAACGAGACGATCACCGTCCCGAACACCGAACTGACGGCGAACGCGCTCACGCGACCGTACGGCCGCGCTCGGTTCCGCGTCACGGAGACGGTCGACGTCGCCTACGGCGACGACGTGGAGCTGGCGCTCCGCGAACTGACCGAGGTGGCCCGCGAGGACGACCGCGTCCTCGACGATCCGTCCCCGACCGCCACGCTCGTCTCGTTCGAGGGGAGTTCGGTCCGCACGCAGGCGGAGTTCTGGGTCGAGGATCCGATGGACGTCGACCTCGTGACGCTCCAGTCGGACTTCAGACGCCGGGTGAAGTCCCGGTTCGACGAGGTCGGCCTGACGCTCGGGCCGCCCTCGGGACACGAACTCAGCGGCGAGCTCGACGTCGCCGTCGAAGGGGAGCCGACCGCTGCGTCCGGCGACGACCCCCGGTGA
- a CDS encoding DUF5781 family protein: protein MDLRVRGDVPADPFLGAGDLFETEYDLELPVYVDVRSDPDERTWAAHYEDHHVLNISRQAATSAMARGLVVHELAHMARNEEGHASHHMKTEEALFLALSGESVERRKVAHCYQIANHMKDIYADDITLSVMPPAKLVAFLESELARAVATRPDPSPWPDSRRVTAGSDPDITAVNAAFALGLVERHDVVDRDHRIYDLAHAAADDAPGVDLDAFKRRFRTLGEDPSASDYRKALVDATRAYVVGDPGGDVAAD from the coding sequence ATGGACCTTCGAGTACGCGGCGACGTCCCGGCCGACCCGTTTCTCGGCGCGGGCGACCTGTTCGAGACCGAGTACGACCTCGAACTGCCGGTGTACGTCGACGTCAGGTCCGATCCCGACGAGCGGACCTGGGCGGCCCACTACGAGGACCACCACGTGCTGAACATCTCGCGACAGGCGGCGACGAGCGCGATGGCTCGGGGGCTGGTGGTCCACGAACTCGCACACATGGCCCGCAACGAGGAGGGCCACGCCTCCCACCACATGAAGACCGAGGAGGCGCTCTTTCTGGCCCTCTCCGGGGAGTCGGTCGAACGCCGAAAGGTCGCTCACTGCTATCAGATCGCGAACCATATGAAGGACATCTACGCCGACGACATCACCCTGTCTGTGATGCCGCCGGCGAAACTCGTCGCCTTCCTCGAATCCGAGTTGGCGCGGGCGGTGGCGACGCGCCCGGACCCCTCGCCGTGGCCCGACTCGCGCCGCGTCACGGCCGGGTCGGATCCCGACATCACCGCCGTCAACGCCGCGTTCGCGCTCGGACTCGTCGAGCGCCACGACGTCGTCGACAGGGACCACCGCATCTACGACCTGGCACACGCCGCCGCCGACGACGCGCCGGGCGTCGACCTCGACGCGTTCAAGCGGCGGTTCCGCACGCTCGGGGAGGACCCCTCCGCGAGCGACTACCGGAAGGCGCTCGTCGACGCCACCCGCGCGTACGTCGTGGGCGACCCCGGCGGGGACGTCGCCGCCGACTGA
- a CDS encoding NusA-like transcription termination signal-binding factor — MRITLSDDARRYIARFEDETGATARDCLVYDERVVILVAAGEMGTAIGPGGEHVRAVEESIGRDVELVEDADTPVAFVESALAPAAVRHVTLSEQGGERIAYAEVPDADRGVAIGTEGKNIETARTLAERHHEIDDIQLT, encoded by the coding sequence ATGCGGATCACGCTGTCGGACGACGCGCGCCGGTACATCGCCCGCTTCGAGGACGAGACGGGGGCGACCGCCCGCGACTGCCTCGTCTACGACGAGCGGGTCGTCATCCTCGTCGCGGCCGGCGAGATGGGTACCGCGATCGGTCCCGGCGGCGAGCACGTCCGCGCGGTCGAGGAGTCGATCGGCCGCGACGTGGAACTCGTCGAGGACGCCGACACGCCGGTCGCGTTCGTCGAGAGCGCGCTCGCGCCCGCGGCCGTCCGACACGTGACGCTCTCCGAACAGGGCGGCGAGCGGATCGCCTACGCCGAGGTGCCGGACGCCGACCGCGGCGTCGCCATCGGCACGGAGGGGAAGAACATCGAGACGGCGCGGACGCTCGCCGAGCGGCACCACGAGATCGACGACATCCAGTTGACGTAG
- a CDS encoding elongation factor EF-2: MGRRKKIVQECEQLMDKPEQIRNIAIAAHVDHGKTTLTDNLLAGAGMIADEGEATRLMMDTEEDEQERGITIDAANVSMTHEYEDQNHLINLIDTPGHVDFGGDVTRAMRAVDGALVVVDAVEGAMPQTETVVRQALREGVKPALFINKVDRLISELQEGPQEMQERLMDVIGDVNELIRGMTEERDDVDDWTVSVEDGTVAFGSALYKWGVSAPSMARTGIGFPEIIEMERNDERLELHEQSPLSDVVLDMVAEHFPNPLDAQPRRIPRVWRGDDESELAAQMREVDADGEVVFMVTDISMDPHAGEIATGRLFSGTIKQGQELYVSGTAGKNRVQSVGIFMGGEREELDRGVPAGNIAAVTGLRDAIAGSTVSSVEMTPFESIEHISEPVITKSVEAKSMDDLPKLIETLQQVAKEDPTIRVEINEDTGEHLISGQGELHLEVITQRIQKNQGIPVQTGEPIVVFREAPQQQSREVEGVSPNRHNKFYITVEPLSDDIVEAIKRGEVSMDMPELERREALQEAGMDKDTSQEVEHIHGTNILIDDTKGIQHLNETMELVIEGLEEALDDGPLANEPVQGSLLRLHDAKLHEDTIHRGPAQVIPAVRDAVHRALIDADIKLLEPIQNVRIDVPSEHMGSASGEIQGRRGRVDDMFQEGDLMVIEGIAPVEEMIGFSSDIRSATEGRASWNTENAGFRVLSDNLQREKIMEIRERKGMKLELPQSVDQF, encoded by the coding sequence ATGGGCCGACGAAAGAAGATCGTACAAGAGTGTGAGCAACTGATGGACAAACCGGAGCAGATCCGGAACATCGCCATCGCGGCTCACGTCGACCACGGGAAGACCACACTGACGGACAACCTCCTCGCCGGGGCGGGGATGATCGCCGACGAGGGCGAGGCGACCCGGCTGATGATGGACACCGAGGAGGACGAACAGGAACGCGGGATCACCATCGACGCGGCGAACGTCTCGATGACCCACGAGTACGAGGATCAGAACCACCTGATCAACCTCATCGACACGCCCGGCCACGTCGACTTCGGTGGCGACGTCACGCGGGCGATGCGCGCCGTCGACGGCGCGCTCGTCGTCGTCGACGCCGTCGAGGGCGCGATGCCGCAGACCGAGACGGTCGTCCGGCAGGCGCTGCGCGAGGGCGTCAAGCCCGCGCTGTTCATCAACAAGGTCGACCGACTCATCTCCGAGCTCCAGGAGGGGCCCCAGGAGATGCAGGAGCGGCTGATGGACGTCATCGGCGACGTCAACGAACTCATCCGCGGGATGACAGAAGAGCGCGACGACGTCGACGACTGGACGGTCTCCGTCGAGGACGGCACCGTCGCGTTCGGCTCGGCGCTCTACAAGTGGGGCGTCTCCGCGCCGTCGATGGCCCGGACCGGCATCGGCTTCCCCGAGATCATCGAGATGGAACGCAACGACGAGCGGCTCGAACTGCACGAGCAGTCGCCGCTGTCGGACGTCGTCCTCGACATGGTCGCCGAGCACTTCCCCAACCCGCTCGACGCCCAGCCCCGCCGTATCCCGCGCGTCTGGCGCGGCGACGACGAGTCCGAGCTCGCGGCGCAGATGCGCGAGGTCGACGCCGACGGCGAGGTCGTCTTTATGGTGACGGACATCTCGATGGACCCCCACGCCGGCGAGATCGCCACCGGACGGCTGTTCAGCGGCACGATCAAACAGGGTCAGGAGCTGTACGTCTCGGGCACCGCGGGCAAGAACCGCGTCCAGTCGGTCGGGATCTTCATGGGCGGCGAGCGCGAGGAGCTCGACCGCGGCGTCCCGGCGGGGAACATCGCGGCCGTCACCGGCCTGCGCGACGCCATCGCCGGCTCGACGGTCTCCTCCGTGGAGATGACGCCGTTCGAGTCGATCGAGCACATCTCCGAGCCGGTCATCACGAAGTCCGTCGAGGCGAAGAGTATGGACGACCTGCCGAAGCTCATCGAGACGCTCCAGCAGGTCGCGAAGGAGGACCCGACCATCAGGGTGGAAATCAACGAGGACACGGGCGAGCACCTCATCAGCGGACAGGGCGAGCTCCACCTCGAAGTCATCACCCAGCGCATCCAGAAGAACCAGGGCATCCCGGTCCAGACCGGTGAGCCGATCGTCGTCTTCCGCGAGGCCCCCCAGCAGCAGTCCCGCGAGGTCGAGGGCGTCTCGCCGAACCGGCACAACAAGTTCTACATCACCGTCGAACCCCTCTCCGACGACATCGTCGAGGCGATCAAGCGCGGCGAGGTCTCGATGGACATGCCGGAACTGGAGCGCCGCGAGGCGCTGCAGGAGGCCGGGATGGACAAAGACACCTCCCAGGAGGTCGAGCACATCCACGGGACGAACATCCTCATCGACGACACGAAGGGGATCCAGCACCTCAACGAGACGATGGAACTCGTCATCGAGGGGCTCGAGGAGGCCCTCGACGACGGTCCGCTGGCCAACGAGCCCGTCCAGGGGTCGCTCCTCCGCCTGCACGACGCGAAGCTGCACGAGGACACGATCCACCGCGGCCCGGCGCAGGTCATCCCCGCAGTTCGGGACGCCGTCCACCGCGCGCTCATCGACGCCGACATCAAACTGCTCGAACCCATCCAGAACGTCCGAATCGACGTTCCCTCCGAGCACATGGGCTCGGCGTCCGGCGAGATCCAGGGCCGCCGCGGCCGCGTCGACGACATGTTCCAGGAGGGCGACCTGATGGTCATCGAGGGCATCGCGCCCGTCGAAGAGATGATCGGGTTCTCCTCGGACATTCGCTCTGCGACCGAGGGCCGCGCCTCGTGGAACACCGAGAACGCCGGCTTCCGCGTGCTCTCCGATAACCTCCAGCGCGAGAAGATCATGGAGATCCGCGAGCGCAAGGGAATGAAACTCGAACTGCCGCAGTCCGTCGACCAGTTCTAG